The bacterium genome has a window encoding:
- a CDS encoding NAD-dependent epimerase/dehydratase family protein: MLVIGGAGFIGSNLVKTLLETRQVEIVIVDNLLSAERVNVPAVPNVKFIEGSIADDRILSMLKDDFDYVFHLATYHGNQSSIHNPLADHENNTLTTLKLYEHIKNFSRIKKVVYSSAGCTVAEKTYETAHATTEDTPVSLYLDSPYQISKIIGEFYSNYYFMHDNLPIVKARFQNVYGPGEILGAGKWRGTPATVWRNVIPTFIYRAVKKMPLIVENGGIATRDFIYVDDIVRGLMLCATTGKPGEVYNLAGGIETPVLKLAQLINKLTENPVPVQMGPKRNWDRSGKRFGSTEKAKNQLGFGPMINLKKGIMLTIEWTKSHISLIDNCIKKYDNQIK, encoded by the coding sequence ATGTTAGTGATCGGTGGTGCAGGTTTCATAGGAAGTAATCTGGTAAAGACACTCTTAGAAACGAGGCAGGTTGAAATCGTTATTGTTGACAACCTGCTTTCCGCTGAAAGAGTTAATGTTCCCGCAGTCCCAAATGTAAAATTTATAGAGGGATCGATAGCAGATGACAGGATACTATCTATGCTGAAAGATGATTTTGATTATGTGTTTCATCTCGCTACTTATCACGGAAACCAGAGTTCTATTCATAATCCTCTCGCCGATCATGAAAATAATACGCTGACAACTCTTAAACTGTATGAGCATATTAAAAATTTTAGCAGAATCAAAAAAGTTGTCTATTCTTCAGCGGGATGTACCGTGGCAGAAAAAACATATGAGACAGCTCATGCAACAACCGAAGATACACCTGTATCACTCTACTTGGATAGTCCTTATCAGATTTCAAAGATTATTGGAGAATTCTATTCAAACTACTACTTTATGCATGATAATCTTCCCATAGTTAAGGCTCGGTTTCAGAATGTCTATGGTCCGGGAGAAATACTTGGAGCAGGGAAGTGGCGGGGAACACCGGCTACCGTTTGGCGTAACGTAATCCCCACCTTTATTTACCGCGCAGTCAAAAAGATGCCACTTATAGTGGAAAACGGTGGTATTGCTACTCGTGATTTCATATATGTTGATGATATTGTGCGCGGATTAATGTTGTGTGCAACAACCGGGAAACCGGGTGAAGTTTATAATCTGGCCGGTGGTATTGAAACCCCTGTATTGAAACTTGCTCAATTGATAAATAAACTTACCGAAAATCCTGTTCCAGTTCAAATGGGTCCAAAACGAAATTGGGATCGCTCCGGAAAACGTTTTGGAAGTACTGAAAAGGCAAAAAATCAATTGGGTTTTGGCCCCATGATCAATTTAAAAAAAGGGATAATGCTTACAATAGAGTGGACTAAAAGTCATATATCCTTAATTGATAATTGCATCAAGAAATATGATAATCAAATCAAATGA
- a CDS encoding DUF354 domain-containing protein has protein sequence ALFQKRHNVIIGTRDKEFTIDLLNAYKIKHTVLTSKGQGLTGLIIELIKQQFKISRIIRKNQIDLMLQISGIFNAPVGRYYGVPTLAFSDTENDRWGNKLSFPLSRHVILPTCFDHKVGGSWKNQIHYPGYHELAYLAPRYVTKRIEPENKFLVRFVGWQAGHDIGEKGLSINQKIEIVNILKDFGSVHITSEAPLPDEIAKFACKIHPSEIHDFMLSCKMIVGESATMASEAACLGIPAIFISNTGRGYTTEQDKKYGLIKHYQLNQWNEIVQTMKEWASKDLNEEWQKRRWNMLKDKIDVTSWIVDLIEHYSESFATAQKGEFSQYALTYE, from the coding sequence GGCATTGTTTCAAAAAAGACATAATGTCATTATAGGAACAAGGGATAAAGAATTCACAATCGATTTATTGAATGCCTATAAAATTAAACACACTGTTCTTACAAGCAAAGGCCAAGGCCTAACAGGTTTAATAATAGAGCTCATTAAACAACAATTTAAAATATCAAGAATAATCAGGAAAAACCAGATAGACCTGATGCTCCAGATAAGCGGCATATTCAACGCGCCAGTTGGAAGATATTACGGAGTACCGACACTTGCTTTCTCAGACACTGAAAATGACAGATGGGGAAATAAATTATCTTTTCCACTAAGCAGACATGTTATCCTGCCGACCTGCTTTGACCATAAAGTCGGTGGTTCCTGGAAAAATCAGATCCATTATCCCGGCTATCATGAATTGGCGTATTTAGCCCCTCGTTACGTGACTAAAAGAATCGAACCGGAAAATAAATTCCTGGTTCGATTCGTGGGATGGCAGGCAGGTCACGATATTGGCGAAAAAGGATTGTCTATTAATCAAAAAATAGAAATCGTCAATATCCTAAAAGATTTCGGGTCCGTTCATATTACTTCTGAAGCTCCTTTACCTGATGAAATTGCAAAATTTGCCTGTAAAATTCATCCGTCTGAAATACACGACTTCATGTTGTCATGTAAAATGATTGTGGGCGAATCTGCAACAATGGCATCGGAAGCGGCATGCCTGGGTATTCCGGCGATTTTTATTTCAAATACGGGAAGGGGTTATACAACGGAGCAGGATAAAAAATATGGCCTTATAAAACATTACCAATTGAACCAATGGAACGAAATTGTGCAAACTATGAAGGAATGGGCATCTAAAGACCTAAATGAAGAATGGCAGAAACGGCGTTGGAATATGTTGAAAGATAAGATTGACGTTACGTCTTGGATAGTTGATCTTATAGAACATTATTCTGAAAGTTTTGCAACCGCACAGAAGGGCGAATTTTCGCAGTACGCACTAACTTATGAGTGA